A genomic region of Dactylococcopsis salina PCC 8305 contains the following coding sequences:
- a CDS encoding UDP-N-acetyl glucosamine 2-epimerase, translated as MDYQRAIEIITTLEKEFDVNSLKCEGIKVWPLIRQAIWKQVCQPHNNFMSSNQRLARVKNHLRPLKQRVFNFSPPFSEYQQNSQLRNASPVDVVFFSRAEDHTDLINGKLINRHLDPIIQLIETIPNVDYLKLELFTNKLTSEKNPRFCQTKVLKQFLNFLKPLQSNSIQNFKGFKQMALKASGIELKEEYFLNQIYLIRQYELFYFNILSKINPSQLFLVCYYYLQAMALISACKKLNIKTIEVQHGKQGKYHGMYTHWTQIPEDGYEFLPDYFWSWGQESKENIEKWHPKFCNRHQPIVGGNCWLANWINGEGYKLGSDVDNFISSLNNKYRKVILVTLQRFKKLTEIIPEFLAQAMLESSDNWIWLVRLHPLQRNRLEEIKNYLNQFGINNFEIEKSTSVPLYALLKHSHNHITCWSSVCYEALLFQVPTIIIHSTGLQIYQQYINEGKFSYSETTSEVLIKLNEKLDPSSLKEETPYIETDLDLAKNTLNKLITDNI; from the coding sequence ATGGATTATCAACGGGCAATTGAAATTATTACAACACTGGAAAAAGAATTTGATGTCAATTCTCTAAAATGTGAAGGGATTAAAGTTTGGCCACTAATTCGACAAGCAATTTGGAAGCAAGTTTGCCAGCCTCATAATAACTTTATGAGCAGTAATCAAAGGCTAGCTAGAGTTAAAAATCATCTCAGACCTCTAAAACAAAGAGTTTTTAACTTCTCTCCACCCTTTTCAGAATATCAGCAAAATTCTCAACTTAGGAATGCTTCTCCTGTTGATGTCGTTTTCTTTTCAAGGGCGGAAGATCACACCGATTTAATTAACGGCAAATTGATCAATCGCCACCTTGATCCCATAATTCAATTAATAGAAACAATTCCCAACGTTGATTACTTGAAATTAGAGTTATTTACAAATAAACTAACTTCAGAAAAAAATCCCCGTTTTTGTCAAACTAAAGTTTTAAAGCAGTTTCTCAATTTTCTAAAACCTCTTCAGTCTAACTCTATTCAAAATTTTAAAGGATTCAAACAAATGGCTCTAAAAGCCAGTGGGATTGAATTGAAAGAGGAATATTTCCTCAATCAAATTTACTTAATCAGGCAATATGAATTGTTTTATTTTAATATTTTGTCAAAGATTAATCCCAGTCAACTTTTTTTAGTTTGTTATTATTACCTACAGGCAATGGCATTAATTAGTGCTTGTAAGAAATTAAATATAAAAACTATTGAGGTTCAACATGGAAAACAAGGTAAATATCATGGAATGTACACTCATTGGACGCAAATTCCTGAAGATGGCTATGAATTTCTTCCAGACTATTTTTGGTCGTGGGGTCAAGAGTCAAAGGAAAACATTGAAAAGTGGCATCCTAAATTCTGTAATCGTCATCAACCGATTGTTGGTGGTAATTGTTGGCTTGCAAACTGGATAAATGGAGAGGGATATAAACTAGGTTCAGACGTAGATAATTTCATTTCTTCTTTAAATAATAAATATAGGAAAGTAATTTTAGTTACTCTACAGAGATTTAAGAAGTTAACTGAAATAATTCCTGAATTTTTAGCCCAAGCGATGTTAGAGTCATCAGATAATTGGATATGGCTAGTGCGGCTACATCCACTTCAAAGAAATCGTTTGGAAGAAATTAAAAACTACTTAAACCAATTTGGTATTAATAATTTTGAAATCGAAAAATCTACTAGCGTCCCTCTTTATGCTTTACTTAAGCATTCTCATAATCACATAACTTGCTGGTCTTCGGTATGCTATGAAGCTTTACTATTTCAAGTTCCAACAATAATTATTCATTCGACCGGGTTACAAATTTACCAACAATATATCAATGAAGGTAAATTTAGCTATAGTGAGACAACAAGTGAAGTATTGATCAAACTTAATGAAAAACTTGATCCTAGTTCCTTGAAAGAAGAAACACCTTATATTGAAACTGATCTAGATTTAGCTAAAAATACTCTCAATAAATTAATCACTGATAATATCTAA
- a CDS encoding sulfotransferase domain-containing protein, which produces MQKNINITRFLKSKIMMLKNRQEQKEIIKAYNLLRKPPSVIFYTTHKCASVFVNKLLSCITKNSDYRLKNYSSAIWSLGNQIDVGSPYEDFLEKAYDRLYKTKGEIYAPQRRPLDFPGRENFKHIFFLRDPRDVLVSGYYSFGYSHKTPKAEKQKQKFNETRVKIREQGIDNYACEAAINWLLPLYDKYRELLETSDTHLYLTYDEFKDDTTRFIQKIADFLEVNVPEKEIQEIANEASPVQQNKDIMQHKRSGLSQQYLTELESDTIQKLNETFAEVLSYWNFPI; this is translated from the coding sequence ATGCAAAAAAATATCAATATTACTAGATTTCTTAAAAGTAAGATAATGATGCTTAAAAATCGCCAAGAGCAAAAAGAAATTATTAAAGCTTATAATCTTTTACGTAAACCACCCTCCGTAATTTTTTATACTACTCATAAATGCGCTTCAGTTTTTGTAAATAAATTATTAAGTTGTATCACGAAAAATAGTGATTACCGGTTGAAAAATTATTCTTCAGCTATCTGGAGTTTAGGTAATCAGATTGATGTTGGTAGTCCTTACGAAGATTTTCTAGAGAAAGCCTATGATCGACTATATAAGACAAAAGGTGAAATTTATGCTCCTCAGAGAAGACCTTTAGATTTTCCTGGAAGAGAGAACTTTAAGCACATTTTCTTTTTGCGGGATCCGAGAGACGTATTAGTATCAGGTTATTATTCGTTTGGCTATAGCCACAAAACACCTAAAGCGGAAAAACAAAAGCAAAAATTCAATGAAACAAGGGTAAAAATTCGAGAGCAAGGAATAGATAATTATGCTTGCGAAGCAGCTATAAATTGGCTCTTACCTTTGTATGATAAGTATCGTGAATTATTAGAAACTTCAGACACTCACCTTTATTTAACCTATGATGAGTTTAAGGATGATACGACTCGCTTCATTCAAAAAATTGCTGATTTTTTAGAAGTTAATGTTCCCGAAAAAGAAATTCAGGAAATTGCTAATGAAGCATCTCCCGTCCAACAAAATAAAGATATTATGCAACATAAACGCTCAGGGTTGAGCCAGCAATATTTAACAGAGCTAGAGTCAGATACGATTCAAAAACTTAATGAAACATTTGCTGAAGTGTTATCTTACTGGAATTTTCCCATTTAA
- a CDS encoding glycosyltransferase family protein, protein MESNLKLKTPVLLLTFNRLDSTKEVLKAISKAQPSSIYIASDGPRPDRVGEAEKVQEVRDYVISNINWDGDVKTLFREENLGCRVAVSGAIDWFFEHESEGIILEDDCVPDASFFPYVEELLNRYRDDERIMVIAGNHFPGKAHQPPYSYFFSRYNHCWGWATWRRAWQHYDHDMSQWPKLRNTNWLLTIGDGNRNFQRYWTRIFDQAYAQKVDSWAYRWTFSCWAQSGLTILPALNLVKNIGFDENATHTKSKNGSHKLSTLPLESLTFPLSHPSNVIRDYEADRWTEKNHFKHNWNRYIKSQLRRIVPSFS, encoded by the coding sequence TTGGAAAGTAATTTAAAACTAAAAACCCCAGTGCTTTTACTTACCTTTAATCGACTAGATTCCACTAAGGAAGTCTTAAAAGCAATTAGTAAAGCTCAACCTAGTAGTATTTATATCGCTTCTGATGGTCCTCGTCCAGATCGTGTAGGAGAAGCGGAGAAAGTTCAAGAAGTTCGAGATTATGTAATCAGCAATATCAATTGGGATGGCGATGTAAAAACGTTATTTCGAGAGGAGAATTTAGGATGTAGAGTTGCTGTTAGCGGCGCAATTGATTGGTTTTTTGAACATGAATCAGAGGGCATTATTTTAGAAGATGATTGTGTTCCAGATGCCAGTTTCTTTCCTTATGTGGAAGAATTGCTAAATCGATACCGTGATGATGAACGGATTATGGTCATTGCGGGGAACCACTTTCCTGGTAAAGCTCACCAGCCCCCTTATAGCTACTTTTTTAGTCGCTACAATCACTGTTGGGGCTGGGCAACTTGGCGACGTGCTTGGCAACATTATGATCATGATATGAGCCAGTGGCCAAAGTTACGCAATACTAATTGGTTGTTAACTATTGGTGATGGAAATCGCAATTTCCAGCGTTACTGGACTCGTATTTTTGATCAAGCCTATGCTCAAAAAGTCGACTCTTGGGCTTATCGCTGGACATTTTCTTGCTGGGCTCAAAGCGGACTGACTATATTACCTGCTCTTAACCTAGTTAAAAATATTGGTTTTGATGAAAATGCAACCCATACAAAAAGTAAAAATGGTAGCCATAAATTATCAACTTTACCTCTTGAGTCCCTAACTTTTCCCTTGTCTCACCCATCAAACGTAATCAGAGATTATGAAGCAGATAGGTGGACAGAGAAAAATCACTTTAAACATAATTGGAATCGGTATATTAAATCCCAATTAAGACGAATAGTGCCTTCATTTAGTTAA
- a CDS encoding class I SAM-dependent methyltransferase, whose translation MKILCQEIDANFLSPEEISYFNQFANQDLDLQEIWQLMDQAWDEVGAGYTPAETEAVGIFYDHPVWLLNGIFTECDPTSAQHRENIAKWIATLQPDLVADFGGGYGSLGRKIADLCPKTEVKIVEPHPRELAKHLAKQYSNLEYTPKLPQNADIVIAQDVLEHIPDPLDVFGELLKATKVGGRVITANCFRPVIKCHLPETFHFRYSFKWIAPKLGCNYKGTVPSVRHAEVFRKTDQKVRWSQARRLEKLSRFMFPIIETTKPVLKAVRSLKR comes from the coding sequence ATGAAAATTTTATGTCAAGAAATTGATGCCAATTTCTTAAGTCCAGAGGAAATTAGTTATTTTAATCAATTTGCTAACCAAGATTTGGATCTCCAAGAAATTTGGCAGCTAATGGATCAAGCCTGGGATGAAGTGGGTGCAGGATATACGCCAGCAGAGACTGAAGCTGTTGGCATTTTCTATGATCATCCGGTTTGGCTTCTTAATGGTATCTTCACTGAATGCGACCCGACTTCGGCTCAACACAGAGAGAATATTGCGAAATGGATTGCTACTCTTCAGCCTGATCTAGTTGCTGACTTTGGAGGAGGATATGGTTCATTAGGGAGAAAAATTGCTGATCTCTGCCCTAAAACAGAGGTTAAAATTGTTGAACCTCATCCTAGAGAACTTGCTAAACACCTTGCAAAACAATATAGCAATTTAGAATACACACCTAAACTTCCCCAGAATGCTGATATTGTAATTGCACAAGACGTTTTAGAACATATACCTGACCCATTAGATGTTTTTGGAGAGCTTTTAAAAGCTACCAAAGTAGGTGGAAGGGTGATTACAGCCAATTGTTTCCGCCCTGTCATTAAATGTCATCTACCAGAAACTTTTCACTTTCGGTATAGCTTTAAATGGATTGCTCCCAAATTAGGATGTAACTATAAAGGGACAGTTCCATCTGTTCGTCATGCTGAAGTTTTTAGGAAAACAGACCAAAAAGTCAGATGGTCTCAAGCAAGAAGGTTAGAAAAGTTATCTCGCTTCATGTTTCCGATTATTGAAACGACAAAGCCTGTTCTAAAGGCAGTGCGGAGTTTAAAACGTTAA
- a CDS encoding glycosyltransferase family 4 protein has translation MIILHLSSNDISGGAARAAYRLHQAYLQHEISSRMQVGNKKSDLHTIDGAENRWQKAINLARPQLAKQLMGLQNSPNPIIHSPAFLPSGLVQKLNSAEADVLHLHWVGSEFLSVEDIGKLKKPLVWTLHDMWPFSGAEHYGDDSPNARWRVGYDAHNRPKDHRGIDIDRWVWNRKRRAWKQPIQIVAPSQWLADCAKNSILMQNWLISIIPSALDINTFRPWDKAMARQLLGLPQDKKLVLFGAIGGGKDSRKGWDLLQPALTKLAKQIPDLAGVVFGQSEPLDPPQLGLPLYWMGHLYDEVTIALLYSAADVTVVPSRQDNLPQSGTEAQTCGCPVVAFNICGLPSVVVHEETGYLATPFDSDDLAQGIAWVLADSERYNKLSENARDRAVKLWSPEVVVKQYLEVYESAIESHRQNRP, from the coding sequence ATGATAATTTTACATCTTTCCTCTAATGATATCTCTGGTGGTGCTGCCCGAGCAGCTTATCGCCTACATCAAGCCTACCTACAACATGAGATTTCCAGTCGAATGCAGGTAGGAAATAAAAAGAGCGACTTGCATACAATTGATGGTGCTGAAAATAGGTGGCAAAAAGCAATTAACCTTGCTAGACCACAATTGGCTAAACAATTAATGGGTCTCCAAAACTCTCCTAATCCTATTATTCATTCTCCTGCTTTTCTGCCATCTGGTTTAGTTCAGAAACTAAATTCTGCTGAGGCTGATGTACTCCATCTGCACTGGGTTGGTAGTGAATTTTTATCAGTCGAAGATATTGGGAAACTGAAAAAACCTTTAGTTTGGACGCTACATGATATGTGGCCCTTCTCTGGTGCAGAACACTATGGAGATGATAGCCCGAATGCTCGCTGGCGAGTTGGTTATGATGCCCACAATCGACCTAAAGATCATAGAGGAATTGATATTGACCGTTGGGTATGGAATCGTAAACGTCGCGCTTGGAAACAGCCAATTCAGATCGTTGCACCTAGTCAGTGGTTAGCGGATTGTGCCAAAAATAGTATTCTAATGCAAAATTGGCTGATTTCTATTATTCCCTCTGCTCTAGATATTAATACATTTCGTCCTTGGGATAAAGCGATGGCCCGTCAATTACTGGGATTACCGCAAGATAAGAAATTGGTCTTATTTGGCGCAATTGGTGGGGGAAAAGATTCTCGTAAAGGTTGGGATTTACTACAGCCCGCTTTGACTAAATTAGCTAAACAAATCCCTGATTTGGCAGGTGTAGTCTTTGGACAATCAGAGCCACTTGATCCACCGCAATTGGGACTTCCTCTTTATTGGATGGGTCATCTTTACGATGAAGTTACAATTGCTCTCCTCTATAGTGCTGCTGATGTGACGGTAGTGCCATCTAGACAGGATAATTTACCCCAATCTGGAACTGAAGCCCAAACTTGTGGATGTCCAGTGGTTGCCTTTAATATCTGTGGTTTACCATCAGTTGTTGTTCATGAGGAAACAGGGTATCTTGCTACTCCTTTTGACTCAGATGATCTTGCTCAAGGGATTGCTTGGGTTTTAGCTGATAGTGAACGATATAATAAATTGTCTGAAAATGCGCGCGATCGCGCCGTTAAATTATGGTCTCCTGAAGTAGTAGTTAAACAATATCTAGAAGTTTATGAAAGCGCGATCGAGTCTCACCGCCAGAATCGTCCTTGA
- a CDS encoding DUF29 domain-containing protein — MVTELTHQKYKQLYETDYNLWVLETVKKLQNRELDSLDWKNLIDEVLDLSRREKRRLESLLTRLLEHLLKLKYWDSERELNQNHWQKEIRNFRKQIKRELKASPSLKKYLVEQFSELYQDARELVSDASGLPLDHFPESPIAPLENVLNENWLP, encoded by the coding sequence ATGGTAACTGAACTCACTCATCAGAAATATAAGCAACTCTATGAAACTGATTATAATCTTTGGGTTTTAGAAACAGTTAAAAAACTACAAAACCGAGAATTAGATTCTCTTGATTGGAAAAACTTAATTGATGAGGTACTTGACTTGAGTCGGCGAGAAAAAAGAAGATTAGAAAGTTTATTAACCCGACTCTTAGAACATCTACTAAAACTGAAATATTGGGATTCAGAACGAGAACTCAATCAAAACCATTGGCAAAAAGAAATTCGTAATTTTCGCAAACAAATTAAGCGGGAATTAAAAGCAAGTCCAAGTCTAAAAAAATATCTTGTAGAACAATTTTCTGAACTGTATCAAGATGCAAGAGAATTAGTCTCAGATGCCTCAGGCTTACCCCTTGACCATTTCCCTGAATCCCCGATCGCGCCCCTAGAAAACGTGTTAAATGAAAACTGGTTACCTTAA
- a CDS encoding type II toxin-antitoxin system VapC family toxin produces MRYLLDTCVISDFIKGETGTKTRLKQTPPREIAISSITMMELRYGLELNPKRAEKVEPIIATLLSSVTVLPFGISEAQQTAKIRAKLKSQGQPIGAYDLLIAATALQHNLIMITSNQREFERVDNLQIKNWREL; encoded by the coding sequence ATGCGATACTTACTAGATACTTGTGTGATCAGCGACTTTATTAAAGGAGAAACTGGAACTAAGACGAGATTGAAACAAACGCCACCGAGGGAAATCGCGATTTCTTCGATTACAATGATGGAGTTGCGTTACGGGTTAGAGTTAAATCCAAAACGTGCTGAAAAAGTTGAACCAATCATTGCTACTCTTCTATCTTCTGTGACGGTTCTTCCCTTTGGAATCTCAGAAGCCCAACAAACCGCTAAGATTCGGGCGAAGCTGAAATCTCAAGGGCAACCCATTGGGGCTTATGACCTGTTAATTGCTGCGACTGCACTCCAACATAATCTAATTATGATAACCTCGAACCAACGCGAATTTGAACGAGTTGACAATCTACAGATAAAAAATTGGCGAGAGTTATAG
- a CDS encoding glycosyltransferase, with the protein MKEERKLLIIGWFKFPFGSAAASRVRTIAKGLTEKEVRVHIITTARIPFRKEDQNELNQMYWEGISYECQNQYEPENNQKLSKFQRIWNYILATIRGWNRVLRLVKNNEFDSILIYGRSAISYFPIVIIGHLYQASLFYDVVEWFPPTRFKLGRLNPFFYDDLLSRYLPLLGCQGVIAISTFIFNKYKKKGIPCFIIPSIFDSSIISNVEASETKLPMNKFTVIYAGTCKAGDGFDRLLSAVRIVYLKGCPIHLRILGTDGLSGNAADKRTICEKDDILSSCVSFMGRVSDQDYFKLLASANCLVLPRPKCQITEASFPTRLPEFLYTDRPVLTTDVPDIPLYLEPGIHAEIVSGDTSEALAHGLLRLWQDSERALKIGLAGKQRCYEVFCYRQHKERLYQFLIKKQCDSAESIS; encoded by the coding sequence ATGAAAGAAGAGCGTAAATTATTAATTATAGGTTGGTTTAAATTTCCATTTGGAAGTGCAGCAGCGTCAAGAGTGCGAACGATCGCAAAAGGATTAACAGAAAAAGAAGTAAGGGTACATATTATTACAACTGCTCGTATTCCATTCCGAAAAGAGGATCAGAACGAATTAAATCAGATGTATTGGGAAGGAATTAGCTATGAGTGTCAAAATCAATACGAACCAGAGAATAATCAAAAGTTATCAAAATTTCAACGTATATGGAATTATATTTTAGCCACTATAAGGGGTTGGAATAGAGTTTTAAGATTAGTTAAAAACAATGAATTTGATAGCATTTTAATTTATGGGAGAAGTGCTATATCTTACTTTCCAATAGTAATTATTGGACATTTATATCAGGCTTCACTTTTTTATGATGTGGTGGAATGGTTTCCACCAACAAGATTTAAACTTGGAAGATTAAACCCTTTTTTTTATGATGATTTGTTATCTCGTTACCTACCTTTATTAGGTTGTCAAGGCGTAATTGCCATCAGCACCTTTATTTTTAATAAATACAAAAAAAAAGGAATTCCTTGTTTTATTATACCCAGTATTTTTGATAGTTCAATTATTAGTAATGTAGAAGCTTCAGAAACAAAACTTCCCATGAATAAATTTACTGTTATTTATGCTGGTACCTGTAAAGCTGGGGATGGATTTGATAGACTTTTAAGTGCAGTAAGGATTGTTTATTTAAAGGGATGTCCAATACATTTGCGAATTTTAGGAACTGATGGTTTATCAGGAAATGCTGCTGATAAAAGGACAATTTGTGAAAAAGATGATATATTATCCTCCTGTGTAAGTTTTATGGGTAGAGTGTCAGATCAGGATTACTTTAAATTACTTGCCTCTGCTAACTGTCTCGTCTTACCACGTCCCAAATGTCAAATTACAGAAGCTTCTTTTCCTACTCGTCTCCCTGAGTTTTTATATACCGATCGTCCTGTTTTGACAACAGATGTTCCTGATATTCCGCTGTATCTAGAACCTGGCATTCATGCTGAAATTGTATCGGGAGATACATCAGAAGCATTAGCACATGGCTTATTAAGACTATGGCAAGATTCTGAACGCGCTTTAAAGATTGGTTTGGCGGGTAAGCAAAGATGTTATGAAGTTTTTTGTTATCGTCAACATAAGGAAAGACTCTATCAATTTCTCATTAAAAAACAATGTGATAGTGCTGAATCAATTAGTTAG